GTATCGTGAAGAGACTTCTGTTCCCCCTGCTGGCTGCCCTGGCGCTCGCCGCCGTACCGGCAAGCGCCACCACCTACTACAACGTGCAGAACATGACGGGCTGGAAGTGGTGCAGCGCGTGCGCGAATGCCGGAGGCGGCGCGCTGCTCGACATGACGCAGAACGTCAGCTCGCCCTCGCTTTCGGGGAAGAGCTCGCGCTTCTTCCTGGGCGGGACCACGCCCTGGTCGCACGCGCTGTATTACAAGCGGCTGTCCTCCAACTCGACCGCCACCAACTTCCGCTACACCGTGAACTACTACTACAAGAACCCCAAGGCGCCCTCCGGCATGGAGTTCTCCATGAGCCAGCGCAGGGGTTACGAGTGGTATCGCATGGACACGCAGTGCTCGTACATCAACGGGAACTGGCGGCTGTGGGACAACGGGAACGCGCACTGGGTGGACACCGCGATCGCCTGCACCCGCCCGACGGCGTACAAGTGGACCAAGGTCGTGTTCGAGGGCAAGCGCTCGAGCGGGAAGATCGTGTTCGTGTCCATCACCATCAACGGCGTGAAGCACTACATCAATCGCAGTTTCTATCCCAAGAAGATGTCGACTTCGAACTCTTCGATCACGGTGCACTTCCAGCTGAACGGCGACAAGTACCAGACGGACTACAACGTCTGGGGCGACAACTTCACCGCCACGTACTGGTAGAGGGAGCCGTCTCAGGAGTGACACGAGGTGTCGTCCGGCAGCCACGCCGGGCGGCGCCTCGTGGTGTTTTCGCGGCCATTGTCGCGGCACCGCGGGATGGCAGCGCTCCTGCACTCCAAGGCGCCGGGAGGCGGAGTCGCCGAGTTTTTGCCATGCGGACGGCGGTGATTTATAGTCCGCGGCGACTCCGAACAATCGAATGGTCGCGACGTCCAAACGACGCTGGGCCCTGACGGTCGCCGGCTGCCTGCTGGCGGCCGCAGCGGTGGCCGGCGGCGGGCTGCGCGTTCGCCGGTTGATGTCGCAGACCGCGGAAGCCGCCGCGCCACCCGAGCGCGCAAGGGCGGCGATCCGCTGGGACGACCGCTTTGGCGACGGCACGCCGGACTTCCTGCGGCTGGAGAGCGAGAGCGACCGGCAGGCGTTCCGGCGCTGGTTCACCGACATCGCCGAGTACCAGGCGCTGCGCGCCGACGGCGGGCTACCGGCGGAGGTGAGCGACTGCTCGGCGCTCTTGCGCTACGCCTACCGCAACGCGCTGCGCAAGCACGACATCGCGTGGATGGAAGAGACGGGCCTCGGCAGGCTCGGCTCGGGCTCGATCGAGAAGTACTTCTATCCCAACACGCCGCTGGGCGCGGGGCTGTTTCGCGTGCAGCCGGGGCCGCTGCGGGCGGAGGACGCCGCGAACGGCGCCTTCGCCGAATTCGCCGACGCCTTCACGCTCAAGGAGCGGAACGCGTTCTTCGTGAGCCGCGACGCGCGCCAGGCGCGCCCCGGGGACCTGTTGTTCTATCGCCAGCTCGGGCAGCACTCGCCGTATCACTCGATGGTGTTCGTGGGACGCAGCCGGCTGATGCCGGAAGACGGCGAAGTCGTCGTGTACCACACCGGGCCGGACGCCGCGATCAACCACGGCAGGGGCGAGATGCGCCGCGCCACGCTGGCGGAGCTGGAGCGGCATCCGGACGCGCGCTGGCGCCCGCTGCCCGGCAACCGGAATTTCCTCGGGGTCTATCGCTGGAACATCCTTCGGGAGTCCTACTGATGCGCCGCTACTTCGTTCTCGCGCTGTTGCTTGTCGCCGCGCTGCCTGCGCTCGCGCAGGTGGACGAGGCCGCCCCGAACCCGTATTTCTCGCTCTCGACCGAGCGGACGTTCGCGCCGGGCGAGAAGCCGGTCATCCGCGTCTACACGCACGACGTGGAGGTGCTGGAGTTCCGCGTGTACCGCGTGAACGACGCGGAGCAGTTCTTCGCCAAGCTCGACAACCTGCACAGCTTCGGGCAGCAGTCGTTCGCGGGCAAAGAAGACATCGAGGAGAAGAGCTGGCTGGAGAAGTTCCACGACTGGAAGCGCGAGCTGTGGCGGGCGATCAAGGAGTTCTTCCGGCGGCAGTTCACCAGCGCGTCGCGGGCGAGGATCCGCGAGACGCAGACCACCGAGCAGAAGCGCACGAAGATCGGGCAAGCGACGTTGTTCGCGCAGGTGCCGCTGCTGAACTCGAGCCAGCTGATCGCGCGCTGGCACCAGGACGTGCCGCCGAAATATTTCTCGGACGCGCAGCAGATCCCGCTCGATTCGCTGAAGGGCGGGGTGTACGTGGTGGAGGCGACCGACGGCAAGCTGCGCGCCTACACCGTGCTGGTGGTGAGCCAGCTCGGGCTGGTGACGAAGACCGCGCCGCGGCAGATGGTGGCGTTCGCCGCCGATCGCAAGTCGGGCGAGCCGGTGAAGGACGCGACGGTGGTGATCTGGTCGAAGGAGAAGGAGCTGTACCGCGGGACGACCGACGCGCAGGGCCTGGCGGAAGCGAAGCTCACGCCGGCGGCCGACCAGTCGTTCGAGAACACGTTCGTGCTGGCGAGGCGCGGCGACGACGTCGCGGTGGTGGCGCCGTACTCCTTCAACCTGTCGAGCGACCCGTGGCGCGACTGGAGCGGGTTCATCTACACCGACCGCCCGGTCTACCGGCCGGGTCACACGGTGCACTTCAAGGCCATCGTGCGCGAGCGCCAGGGAGAGGCGTGGCGGGCGCCGCGCGGCGAGATGCAGGTGGCGATCGAAGACCCGGCGTCGAAGACCGTCTACCAGAAAAAACTGACGCTGAATGCGATGGGCACGCTGAACGGCGAGCTCGAACTGCCTGCCGACGCGGCGCTCGGCTACTACTCGCTGAGCGTGAACACCGGCTCCGGTCCCACGATGAACGGGTCCTTTTACGTGGAGGAGTACAAGAAGCCGGAGTACGAGGTGAAGGTCACGCCCGACCAGACGCGCGTGCTGGAGGGCGACAAGATCGGCGCGACCATCGAGGCGCGCTACTACTTCGGCGAGCCGGTGGCGGGCGCGGAAGTCACGTACGTGGTCCACACCATGCCGTACTGGTCGCCCTACATCGACCGCTTCGAAGACGACGAGAACATGAGCTACGGGGTCGAGGGTGAAGGCGAGGGCGAGGGCGAGGGGTCCTACGAGGCGGGATACTACGGCGGCGAGCAGGTCTCGGAGCAGAAGGGAAAGCTCGACGCCGACGGCAAGCTGCGGGTGACCGTGCCGACGTCGGTGAACGCGTACAAGCAGGACGTGCGCTACCGCATCGAGGCGCGGGTGATGGACGCCTCGAACCGCGAGATCAACGGCGCGAACTCGGTGATCGCGACCTACGGCAACTACCAGATCTCGGTGCGGGCCGACAGCTACGTCTACGAGAGGGGGCAGACGGCGCGCGTCAACGTGGTCGCGAAGGATTACGACGGCAAGCCGGTCCAGACCAAGGTCCACCTGCAGCTGGAGCGCTACTGGTACCGGTCGGGCGAGAGCGGCCGCACTCCCGACCAGGCCACCGACGTGACGACGGGCGCGGACGGCAACGCGTACGCGACCTTCCAGGTGCGCGAGACCGGCAGCTTCAACATCAAGGCCACGGCGAAGGCGGCGCAGAACCGCGAGCTGGAAGCGCACGGGTACTACTACGCGACCGGGCCGGGCGAGCAGTGGTGGGGCGGCAGCGAGCGGCAGATCAAGCTGGTCGCCGACAAGCCGCAGTACCAGCCCGGGGAGACCGCGCACATCCTGGTGATGAGCGGCATGGAGCACGCGTACGCGCTGGTCACGACCGAGGGCCGCGACGTCCAGACGAAGAAGGTCGTGGAGCTGAGATCGGCGAGCGCCACCATCGACGTGCCGATCACGGCGGACGCGCAACCGAACATCTTCGTGGCGGTCGCGTTCTTCAGCGAGAACAACCTTTACCAGGCGAGCCGCAACCTGAAGGTGCCGGCGGTCGACAAGCAGTTGAACATCACCGTCTCGCCGACCAAGGAGACGTTCACGCCGGGCGAGAAGTCCAGTTACGTGATCAACGTGAAGGACGCGGCGGGCAAGCCGGTGCAGGGCGAGTTCTCGATCGGCGTGGTGGACGAGGCGATCTACGCCATCCGGCCGGACCAGTCGGGCGACATGATGCAGTCGTTCTACGGCTCGGTCTACAACGCGGTGATGACCGAGTCGTCGCTCGCCTACTACTTCTACGGGCAGGCAGGAGAGCGACCGCTGCCGCTGGCCAAGCGCGGCAACTACACCCGGCGGGCGCTGGCGCAGCTCAAGCCGAACGAGGCTCTGGTCGCGCCCAAGATCCGCAAGAACTTCCCCGACACCGCGCTCTGGCAGGCCGACGTCCGGACGGACGCCCGTGGCTTCGCCATCGCCAACCTGGTGTTCCCGGATTCGCTGACGACGTGGCGCGCGACGGTGCGCGGCGTGACCAGCGACACCAAGGTGGGCAGCGCGATCAACCGCATCATCGTGCGCAAGAACGTGATGGTGCGGCTGGCGGTGCCGCGCTTCTTCCGCGACGGCGACGAGGTCACCGTCTCGGTGCTGGTGCACAACTACCTGAAGTCGGAGAAAAGCGCGCAGGTGTCGCTCGACGTCACCGGGCTCGAGGTGCTGGGCGGCTCGACGCAGACGCTGACCATCCCCAGCCGCGGCGAGGCGAAGGCCGACTGGCGCGTGAAGGCCGGGAAGGTCCGCAACGCAGTGCTCACGGCGAAGGCGCTGACGAACGAAGAGTCGGACGCGATGGAGCTCACGCTCCCGGTGGTGCCCTACGGCGTGAAGCTGGCGGACGCGCAGTCGGGCGCCATCACGGCGGCGACCGGCAACGCGCAGGCGAGCGTCAACTACCCGGCGCAGACCGACCCCTCGGCGCACGCGCTCGACGTCAGCATGACGCCCTCGGTCGCGGGCTCGATCTTCGGAGCCCTCGACTACCTGACGCAGTATCCCTACGGCTGCACCGAGCAGACGATGTCCAGCTTCCTGCCGAACATCGTGGTGTCGAAGGCGATGACGGAGCTGAAGCTCGAGGACACGATCAACACGCCCGAGCTGAAGAAGAAGATCGCCGCGGGCATGGACCGTCTCTACGACTTCCAGCATGAGGACGGCGGGTGGGGCTGGTGGAAGGACGACGAGAGCCACGTCTTCATGACGGCGTACGTGGTGAACGGGCTGGCGCAGGCGAAGGCGGCCGGCTACAACGTGCGCGAAGACGCGCTCGAGAACGGCAAGAACTGGCTGGTGCGCTCGATCGAGAAGTATCCGCGGATGCGCGCCGACCTGCACGCCTACGTGCTGTACTCCATCACCTCGACGGGGACGCGCGACCCCAAGCTGATCGAGGCGGTGTGGGACAAGCGCGACAAGATGAGCGTGCAGGGCCTGGCGTTCCTCGGGCTCGCGCTGCACGCCGCCGGCGACATGCGCGCGGCGCAGCTCGCCGACAGGGTGGAGAAGCAGGCCGTCGTGACGCAGGCGGAGGCCTACTGGGCGGCGGAGTGGGATTACCTGATGGAGTTCCGCATCGACGACTCGGCCGAGACCACGGCGTACGCGGTGCGGCTGCTCAGCCTGCTGAAGCCGCAGAGCCCGCTGCTGCCGAAGGCGGTCTTCTACCTGGTGAGCCACCGGAACGGCGGCTACTACTGGGATTCGACGAAGCAGACGGCGATGGTCGTCTTCGGGCTGACCGAGTACCTGCGCGCGAGCAAGGAGCTCGAGGCCGACTTCAACGCGGCCGCGCTGGTCAACAGCAAGCAGGCGCTGGCCAGGCATTTCACGCGCGCGGACGTGTTCGATCCCTCGACCGGGCAGCCGCGCGCGCGGCTCACGCCCGACCAGCTCCAGCCGCAGCAGAACCAGGTGCTGTTCACCAAGAACGGCGCCGGGCGGCTCTACTGGTCGACGCGCGCGGAGTACTACTCGGTCGACAAGCGGATGTTCCAGTCGAACAAGATCTCGCTGAACATCACGCGCGACTACTTCCGCCTGCAGCCGGCCACGGAGAAGGGCAGGATCGTCTACGACCTCGTGCCGCTGGCGGGCGAGCTGCATCCCGGCGACGTGCTCGCGGTGCGGCTCACGGTCGCGGGCTCGGAGTGGCGCTACCTGATGATCGAGGACCCCATCCCCGCGGGCGCCGAGTTTCTGCAGAAGGACAGCCTGTACGAGATCCGCAAGCGTCCCGACTGGTGGGAGAGCTGGTGGTCGCGGCGCGAGTTCCACGATGACCGCGTGGCCATCTTCCAGACGTATTTCTCCGGCGACCGGCCCGGATATTACTTCTACCTGCTGAAGGTGGTGAACCCCGGAAAGTTCCGGGTGAGCCCGGCGTCGGTGCAGCCGATGTACCAGCCGGGCGTGATCTCGACCACCGACGCGGCGACCGTGGAGGTGAAGTGATGAAGCTCGCACTGGTTGGTGATTCGCTTCGCGCCACCTTCCGGCCGCGGTCGTTGTGGCTGGCGGAGTTCCTGCTCAACCCGGTGTTCGCGCTGCTCGCGGTCGTGTGGCTGCAACTGCCGGAGACCGCCGGCGGGCTCACCCTGACGGTGCTTCTCGGGCTCGTGATCGTGGTCGGATCCCTCACGCTGGCCGGCGCGACGCTGGCGTGGTTCGTGGAGCACCACGGAGGTGGCGCGCCCACGCTGCGCGGCGCCTTCGGCAAAGGCCTGCGGCACTTCTGGCTGCTGGGGATCTGGGGACTCGTGATGCTGGTCGGGTGCCACGTGGTCGAGTGGATGGAGGGTTACCGCTACCAGTTCCCGCAGTACGTTCGCTCGGAGCTGCCGATGTTCCTCCGCGTGCACGTGAGCGAGGCGCAACTGCTGTGGCTGTTCCTGTTCGTGCTGGGCGTGCTGTTCTGGGTCATCCTGCCGGCGCTCTGGCTGCCGCCGGCGGCGCAGCTCGCGGCCCAGGGGTTCCGTGGCTTCGGGCGCGACGGCTTCCGCGCCTGGGGCCGCTCGCTCAAGAGCTGGCAGTACTGGCTGATGGTTGCGCTGTGCGCGCTGGTGGGCGTGTGGCTGCCGATGCTGCTGATGGGCATGGCGCCCACGGAGAGCATCAACCCGCCACCACCGCCGCTCTCCACCCAGATGATGAGCCTGATCTTCCGGCTGGCGATCTCGTATGCGCTCGCGCTGTTCGGGTGGATGTGGGTGGCGTCGGCGACGGGGCGGGCCGGTACGGTGTCGTCCGCGCAAGCGGACTCGAAGTAAGAACGCGCGGGAGGACGGCACGACTGAAGTCGTGGCCTGTTACTTGCCTTCCAGGCGGCGCAGGACGGCCGCCTTCCCCTGCTCGCGGATGAGCGCGGCGACGCGCGCGCGCGCGGCGGCGTAGGCTGCCTGCTGTTCCGCCTGGTCACGCGGCTGCGTGAGCGCGCGGTCGAGCTCGGCGTCGTTGAACTGCCGCCGTGCGGGCGGCGCGGGCGAGCCGTCGAAATAAAGCGCCAGGCCTTCGCGCAACCAGAGGGGCGCGCTCTCCACCGCGTGTTCTTCCAGGATCATGTGCAGCAGCTCGTGGCGGAGGGTGCTTTCGAGCGCGCTGCGCGCGCGCAGCGTGGCGAGCGGCTGCAGCCGGATGGTCGCGCCGCGCGTCGAAGCGGCGATCCAGCCGGGCTGGCCGGTGGTGTCGCGATAGGCGTCGAGCGTGGGGAAGACCTGAAGGCGCGGGCGTTGCGCCAGCTTCCAGCCGATGGCGGACTCGGCGTCGTGGAGCAGGCGCTCGGCGAGGTCGAGCACGGCGGCGTCGGCGGCCGTGGCGACGAGCGCGTCGAAACGCGAGCTCTTGCGCGTGAGCCACGCCACGCCCGGCGAGCCCTTGGCCACCGTCGTCCCCGGGTAATAGAAGGCGAGGATCTCGCGGTACGTCCTGCCCTGCGCGGCCATCTGCTCGGCGCCCGCCTGGCAGAGGCCGACGCCGTGCCCGGCGCCCGCGCCGGTGAAGGTGACACCGGCGGCGTCGGAGCGGAGGTCGTAGAGCTCGCTGCGGATGCGGCTCCAGCCCAGCGCGCGCCCGACGGCGAAGCGCACGGTCGAGGCGGAGACCTCCGCCGAGCCGCCGGGGCCGGAGAAGCGGAGGCGCTGCGCGCGTCCGCTGGGGCCGCGCGCGCTGACGGCGGCCGATTGCCAGCCGGCGGGCAGCTTGACGTCGGAGTCGGCGAGCGCGCGCTCGAGCTCGGCGCGCGTCAGCGTCGTCTCCCAGTGCAGCGGCACGGCGGCGCAGTAGGGATCGGGGCGCGACTTCAGGTAGGGCGCTTTGACGGTGGGCCACACCTCGCCGGCGGCGGCGAGCTTCCCGCCGCAGTGCGCGTGGTAGTAGGGCGCGGCGAGCGCGCCGGCGGACCAGAGCAGCTCGCCCGCGGTGGCTTGCGCGGCGGAGCGCGTGCGCGGGTTGTTGACGGCGAGCCGCAGGTCCTGGCAGTGCGTGGTGTCGCAGTAGTCGAAGCCGTCGGCGACGTGGCGCCCGCGGAAGCGCGCGGCGTAGGTGCGCACCGCGACCGCCATCGCCTTCATCGACTCCAGGTTCTGGAAGTTGCCGCTTTCGCCCGCCAGGACGCCCGCGACGTAGTCCTCGAGCGACATCCTGATGACGACACGGAGCGCGTCCTGCTCGGCGGTCACTTCCAGCGGATACCCGGCGCGGAACGGCTTCTGCTGCTCGGCGCGCAGCTCGTAGCTGCCGCTGATGAACAGCCTGGGGTAGGGAACCGAGCTGCCCTGGAGGCGGAGCTGTCCGCGCTGGGCGATGAGCGCGAGCGTAGCGGCGGCGTTCTCCGGGCACTGCTCGCACGTCCTCCACTTCAGGTCCGCGCCGGAGAGCGCGAGCTTGGCCGGCGGGTGGACCGCGTACAGGCGCACGCGGACGTCGTTGCCCTGCGCCCACGCCGGGAGGGCGAGTAGTAATAAGAGGATGAGGCGACGGTTCATTGTTTCCGCGCGTCCTGGAAGTAGGCGGCGAAGACCGGTTGTGCGAGGGCGGCGGCGTCCGCGCCGCGCCCGCGCTCGAGGTACACGACGATGGCGATCTCGGGGTCGGCGGCGGGCGCCAGGCCGACGAACCAGCCGTGTGTCGGGCCGCCGAGGCCGTCGGAAGCCGTGCCGGTCTTGCCGGCGATCTGCATCTTGTCCACGTGCGCTGCATGCGCCATGCCAAAGGCGACCGAGCGCTCCAGCCCCTGCCAGACCAGGCGCACGTTCGGGTCGTCGCGGCGGCCGGCGAGGCGGATGTAGGAGTAGAGCAGCGCGGCGGGCGTGGTGGTGACGCCCCAGTGGCCGAGCGCCTGGAGCTGGAGGCGCTCCTGCGTGTCGGCGGGGAGGAGCTGGCCGTGGCCTTCGTCGGGCGTGAGGCCGGTGTAGGTCTCGAGGCCGGCGCGTTCGAGCGCTTCGTGCAGCTCGGCCGGCGTCAGGCGGCGGGCGACCTCGGCGAAGTAGGCGTTGCAGGACCACGCGAGCGCGTCGGCGGGATCGATGGGGCCGGGCAGCTCGGGGTGGGTGCAGTCGATGCGGCGTCCGCCGACGCGGACCTGGCGCGGGCAGACGAAGAGGTCCGACGGCCTGGCCTTGCCGGTCTCGAGCAACTTGAGCAGGACGAAGGTCTTGACGGTGGAGCCGGGCGTGGCGACGCGGCGCGCGGCCGACTCGATCCGGTGCGCGGCGAGCAGCACAGGGACCTGGCCGCGCACGTCGACGACGAGGAGGGAGCCGCGCTGCGCGCGCATGGCGCGGGCGACGGCGCGCTGCAGCGGCGTGGGAGGCGGGGGCGCGGCAGCGGTGCCGGCGGAGGCGAGCACGAGAGCGCAGAGGATGGCGGAGCGGAGCTGCACGAGCAGGAGTGTAGCGCAAAGCGCGCGCACGCCGAACCGGCGGCGTCGCGCCACGCGAAAATAATCGTTGACATGCAAAAGCATAATTATGCATTCTTGTGCATAATTATTCATGAGCAAGGCAGCGCGACAATCCGTGATCATGGACGTCCTGGGAGCCGGGCCGCTTCCCAACCAGGATGAGCTGCGCAAGAAGCTGCGGCACCGCGGGCTGACCGTGACGCAGGCCACGCTCTCGCGCGACATCCACGAGATGGGGCTGGTGAAGACGCCGGAAGGCTATTCGCTGCCCGAGACGGTCCACGTAGTGGCGGAGGCGAAGCTGCCCTCGACCGCGCGCCTGGTGCGCGAGTTCGTGCGCGAGGTGCGCGAGGCGCAGAACCTGCTCGTGCTGAAGACCACGATCGGCAGCGCGCAGCCGGTGGCGGCCGCGCTCGATGCCGAGCAATCGCCCGAGTGCGTGGGCACGATCGCGGGCGACGATTCCATCCTCATCGTTTCTCCGGACCGAAAGGCGGCGAAGAAGCTGGCACACCGCATCCGGGAGATGCTCGAGTAGTGGCCCGGACGATCCAGACCGCGGTGGTCGGGGCCACCGGGTACGCGGGCTTTGAGCTCGCGCGCCTGCTCGCCCGGCATCCCAGGCTTGCGCCGCCCATGCTGCTGGGCCGCGAGGACGCCGGCGCCGCGCCCGCCGACCTGGCGGAGGCCTATCCGCACGTCGCCGGCAACGGGCAGTTGCCCATCGCGCCCTTCGACTGGAAGAAGGTCGAGGCGGCGGAGGTCGTGTTCCTGGCGACGCCGCACGAGCTCTCGCGCGAACTGGTCCCGCAGCTCATCGCGCGCGGGTTGAAGGTGGTGGACCTGTCGGGCGCGTGGCGGCTGCAGGACGACGCCCACCGCGCCGTCTACGGCTTCCACGAGAACGGCACGGCGGCGGCGAACGCGACGCTGCAAAAGCAGGCGGTCTACGGCCTGCCGGAGCTGCACGCGAAGAAGATCGCGGGCGCCAAGCTGGTGGCGAACCCCGGCTGCTACGCCACGTCGATCATCCTGGCGCTGGCGCCGCTGGTGAAGGCAAGGCTGCTCGACCGCGAGCACGGCATCGTGTGCGACGCGAAGTCAGGCGTCTCGGGCGCGGGCAAGGCGCCCACGCACAAGACGCACTTCGTCGAGGTCGCCGACAATCTGTCCGCCTACTCCGTCTTCGGCCACCGCCACACCGGCGAGATCCTCGAGCAGCTCGCGCTCGACGGCGGGCAGGTCACGTTCACGCCGCACCTGCTGCCGATCCCGCGCGGCATCCTGTCGACCGTGTACGTGAAGCTGGCGAAGCGGGCGAGCGAAGAGCAGGTCGAGGCCTGCTTCCGCGCGTTCTACGCGCGGAGCCCGTGGGTGCGCGTCTTCGGGACAAAGCTGCCGCAGATCCAGTACTCGCTGCGCACCAATTTCTGCGACCTCGGATTCGCGCTCGGGCCGGACGGCAAGCGGCTGGTGGTGGTCTCGTGCCTCGACAACCTGATGAAGGGCGCGGCGGGCCAGGCGGTGCAGAACCTGAACGTCATGTACGGCTGGGACGAGAAAGAGGGACTGGACTGAAGATCGTGCTCAAGGTGGGAGGGGCGGCGCTCGACGACGCGAAGCTGCGTCGGGAGTGCGCGCAGGCCATCGCGGCGGTCGCGCGGGAACACGAGGTCGCCGTGGTGCACGGCGGCGGCGCGGCGCTCACGCGGACGCTCGCCAGGCTGGGGAAGAAGAGCGAGTTCGTGGGCGGACTGCGCGTGACCGACGCCGAGACGCGCGACGCGGCGGTGATGGTGCTGGCCGGGGGCGTGAACAAGCAGCTGGTGGCGGAGCTGGCGATGCTGGGCTGCGCGGCCATCGGGCTGTGCGGCGGCGACGCGGCGATGTTCCGCGCGAAGAAGCGCGGGCCGAACGGCCACGGCGCTCCCCACGCAGACCTGGGTTTTGTCGGCGACGTCTGCAACGCGGACGCGCGCTGGATCCGCGCGCTGTGGAGCGAGCGCTGTATCCCGGTGATCGCGAGCCTCGCGCTCGGCCACGACGGCGAGTACTACAACGTGAACGCCGACCAGATGGCGGCGGCGTGCGCGGTCGCGGTGGGCGCGGACGCGCTGGTGTTCCTGACCGACGTGCCGGGAGTGAAAGACGCGTTCGGCATCGTGATGAAGTCGCTGAGCGTGAGCCAGATCCCGGCGCTGGTGGAGTCGCAGGTGATCGCCGGCGGCATGCTGCCGAAACTGGAAGCCTGCTCGACGGCGCTCGAACAGGGCGTGGCGCGCGTGCTGATCACGCCGGCGGCGGAGGCGGGCGCGCTCCGCGAGATCGCGTCGCTGCGCTTCGCCGCGGGCACCGAGGTGCACGCGTGACGACGCTGGCGGCCATCCAGAAGAAGGAAGCGGCGGTGCTGGTGCCGCTCTACGACCGCTATCCGCTGAAGATCGCGCGAGGCGCCGGCGTCTACGTCTACGACGAGCGCGGGCGGAGGTACCTCGACTTCCTGAGCGGCATCGGCGTGAATGCGCTGGGGTACGCGCACCCCGCGGTGCGGCGAACGATGGCGCAGCAGAGCGCGCGCGGGCTGGTCCACGTCTCCAACCTCTTTTATACGGACTACCAGGCCGAGCTGGCCGCGCGCCTGGAGAAGCTCTCCGGGCTCGACCGCGCGTTCTTCTGCAACAGCGGCACCGAGGCGTGGGAAGCGGCGCTCAAGTTCGCGCGCGCCTACGCGCAGACGAAGGCGACGAACGGCCGCAAGCCGAAATGGCGCGTGCTCGCCATGCAGGACGCCTTCCACGGCCGCACCTTCGGCTCGGTGGCGTGCACGTGGAACGAGAAATACCGCAAGCCGTTCGCGCCGCTGCTGCCGGGCGTGGAGTTCGTGCGGTTCAACGACGTCCGCGACCTGAGGGAGAAGCTCGACGACACGGTGTGCGCGGTGGGGATCGAGGCGGTGCAGGGGGAGGGCGGCATCCGCCCGGCGACGCGGGAATTCATGCAGGCGGCGCGCAAGCTGACGAAGCAGCGCGGCGCTCTGCTCCTGTGCGACGAGATCCAGGCCGGCATCGGACGCACGGGAAAGATGTTCGCGTACCAGCACTTCGGCGTGCTGCCCGACATCGTGACGGTGGCGAAGCCGCTGGCCGCCGGGCTGCCGCTGGGCGCCGTGCTGACTTCGAATGCGGTCTCGCGCGCGCTGCACTACGGGATGCACGGCACCACGTTCGGCGGCGGTCCGATGGCGTGCGCGGTCGCGCTCACAGTGCTCGACGTGCTCGAGAAGAACAAGCTGCTGGCGCGCAGCCGGCAGCTCGGCGACTACTTCCGCGCGCGGCTGGAGTCGCTGCGCAAGAAGCACTCCGCGGTGCGCGAGGTCCGCGTGCTCGGGCTGATGGCCGGC
Above is a genomic segment from Terriglobales bacterium containing:
- the argC gene encoding N-acetyl-gamma-glutamyl-phosphate reductase, whose protein sequence is MARTIQTAVVGATGYAGFELARLLARHPRLAPPMLLGREDAGAAPADLAEAYPHVAGNGQLPIAPFDWKKVEAAEVVFLATPHELSRELVPQLIARGLKVVDLSGAWRLQDDAHRAVYGFHENGTAAANATLQKQAVYGLPELHAKKIAGAKLVANPGCYATSIILALAPLVKARLLDREHGIVCDAKSGVSGAGKAPTHKTHFVEVADNLSAYSVFGHRHTGEILEQLALDGGQVTFTPHLLPIPRGILSTVYVKLAKRASEEQVEACFRAFYARSPWVRVFGTKLPQIQYSLRTNFCDLGFALGPDGKRLVVVSCLDNLMKGAAGQAVQNLNVMYGWDEKEGLD
- a CDS encoding penicillin-binding transpeptidase domain-containing protein, coding for MLLHVNDYFRVARRRRFGVRALCATLLLVQLRSAILCALVLASAGTAAAPPPPTPLQRAVARAMRAQRGSLLVVDVRGQVPVLLAAHRIESAARRVATPGSTVKTFVLLKLLETGKARPSDLFVCPRQVRVGGRRIDCTHPELPGPIDPADALAWSCNAYFAEVARRLTPAELHEALERAGLETYTGLTPDEGHGQLLPADTQERLQLQALGHWGVTTTPAALLYSYIRLAGRRDDPNVRLVWQGLERSVAFGMAHAAHVDKMQIAGKTGTASDGLGGPTHGWFVGLAPAADPEIAIVVYLERGRGADAAALAQPVFAAYFQDARKQ
- the argB gene encoding acetylglutamate kinase translates to MLKVGGAALDDAKLRRECAQAIAAVAREHEVAVVHGGGAALTRTLARLGKKSEFVGGLRVTDAETRDAAVMVLAGGVNKQLVAELAMLGCAAIGLCGGDAAMFRAKKRGPNGHGAPHADLGFVGDVCNADARWIRALWSERCIPVIASLALGHDGEYYNVNADQMAAACAVAVGADALVFLTDVPGVKDAFGIVMKSLSVSQIPALVESQVIAGGMLPKLEACSTALEQGVARVLITPAAEAGALREIASLRFAAGTEVHA
- a CDS encoding aspartate aminotransferase family protein yields the protein MTTLAAIQKKEAAVLVPLYDRYPLKIARGAGVYVYDERGRRYLDFLSGIGVNALGYAHPAVRRTMAQQSARGLVHVSNLFYTDYQAELAARLEKLSGLDRAFFCNSGTEAWEAALKFARAYAQTKATNGRKPKWRVLAMQDAFHGRTFGSVACTWNEKYRKPFAPLLPGVEFVRFNDVRDLREKLDDTVCAVGIEAVQGEGGIRPATREFMQAARKLTKQRGALLLCDEIQAGIGRTGKMFAYQHFGVLPDIVTVAKPLAAGLPLGAVLTSNAVSRALHYGMHGTTFGGGPMACAVALTVLDVLEKNKLLARSRQLGDYFRARLESLRKKHSAVREVRVLGLMAGVELDSPDLAKAVVKKMLARGIILNRTHETAIRMLPPYLIGKQHIERVVATFDSILTEEAKHQKQPATKRSTTR